CCGCCGGCACCACGATGTCGCCGGCCAGGCGCACGGTGGCTCCCCACGCCGCCGCGGACGTTGCGGAAGCGATGATGCCGGCCGCGACCCCGAGGGCCCCGACGGCCCGCCGCGCTGTCACTGGCCACCCCCACCGCGGCCCGCGTCCTCCCGGTGCCCCGACGTGACGGACTCCAGCACATGGACCTCGCGGCTCAGGCGCGGCACCACCTCGCTGACGTCGGCGCGGGCGCAGTACACCACGTCCTCCTCCAGCCCCAGGCGGATGACATTCCGGCCGGCCGCCGACTCCCGGAACAGGGCCAGGGCGTCTCGTTCTCCACGGTACAGGCGCAGAGCCGCCGCCGACCCGTCGGTCAGCTCGGCGGAGCGCTCCACCTCCAGCAGGCGGTCCACCAGCGCCCCGGCCGTGTAGGCGTCGTCGAGGCCGAACCCGCCCTCCCGGCCGGCGCACACTACCGTCACGGGCAGCCCCCTCACCCGGGCCAGCTCCGCCGCCTGCCGGGCCGCCGCCCGGGCGTTGCGCAGGGCTCCCACCAGGACCACGGGCGCCTTGGCCACCCGGCGGATGGCCGCCGTGCCGTTGGTGGTCACGAAGATGACCGGCGCCGCCCCGAACGCCGCCCGGGCGACCTCCACCGGAGAGTTGCCGTAGTGGAACCCCGCGGGGGGCAGCCCGTTCTCCTCTCCGGCGAGAATCGCGCCGTCCATCCGGGCGGCCGCGCGCCGGGCGGCGTCCACGGTCTCCGCCACGTAGATGCGCCCGGCGCCGCGCTCCACCATGGTCACGAGGGTGGTGCTGGCCCGGATGACGTCCACCACAATGCACACCTGGGGCTCCGCCGTCACCACCAGGGGGTGGAAGGCCACGTGCACGCGCATACGACCTCCGTCTTCAGCGGATCCCGAACCGGGATGTCGTTCCCGCTACCCGGTGAACTGGCGCTGGCGGAGATCCTCGCGGATTACCCACTGCAGGCGCGCCGCCACCTGCCGCGCCGCGTCGGCCAGCGGCAGGCCCAGGGCTGCCGCGTCGGCGGTCGTCACCGTCACCAGCAGCCGGGTGCCGCCCACGACCTCCCACGCGGCGGGGCCGGCGGGCAGAACGGCGACCTGCCCGGGATCCGGGTCGGTGTCGAAGAACCGGTCCAGCCGCTCGACCACCGCCCGGGCGCGCACCGGGTCCGTCAGGCGCACGACCACCACGTCGTTGACCAGGACCTCCGCCACTTCGGCGCCGGGCTCGCCGGCCAGCCGCAGTCCCACCCGCAGGTAGTTGGCCGCCGGGCGCCGCACCACCGGGATACCCCTCCGCCGCAGCTCCGCCAGGACGGATGCCACCCGCTCCGCGGTCGCGGGGTGGTCGCGGAAGGCGCCGGCATTGACCGGCGGGCGCAGCCGCTCGTCCCGGGCCAGCCGTTCCAGAACCGTCAGGACAGCCACGGGAGTGTAGGGCGTGCGGGTGAGGATGTCCACGGCCGCCAGATCGGCATCCCGCTCCAGGTCCCGGGTGTAGCCCGACAGCAGGCTCGCGCTGAGCAGGTGCGCCCCCTGAGCCAGGGCCGCATCGCGGGTCAGC
This sequence is a window from Armatimonadota bacterium. Protein-coding genes within it:
- a CDS encoding 2-phosphosulfolactate phosphatase, with product MRVHVAFHPLVVTAEPQVCIVVDVIRASTTLVTMVERGAGRIYVAETVDAARRAAARMDGAILAGEENGLPPAGFHYGNSPVEVARAAFGAAPVIFVTTNGTAAIRRVAKAPVVLVGALRNARAAARQAAELARVRGLPVTVVCAGREGGFGLDDAYTAGALVDRLLEVERSAELTDGSAAALRLYRGERDALALFRESAAGRNVIRLGLEEDVVYCARADVSEVVPRLSREVHVLESVTSGHREDAGRGGGGQ
- a CDS encoding M48 family metalloprotease, producing the protein MSRPLAVILAVLAALPAVAGAQESEEVRLGRIYARRLEAQYRLVRDPAAVARVDEVGRVVAAASGRPELPYTFAIVDLEPANAISLPGGFIYVTRGLLEFVRSDHELAAVLAHEVAHAARRHQMEMIRRSNEAAFWTLLVALLTRDAALAQGAHLLSASLLSGYTRDLERDADLAAVDILTRTPYTPVAVLTVLERLARDERLRPPVNAGAFRDHPATAERVASVLAELRRRGIPVVRRPAANYLRVGLRLAGEPGAEVAEVLVNDVVVVRLTDPVRARAVVERLDRFFDTDPDPGQVAVLPAGPAAWEVVGGTRLLVTVTTADAAALGLPLADAARQVAARLQWVIREDLRQRQFTG